The Paracoccus albus region AATTTGCCCTTTGGGTCGGTGAAGCGGATGTCGACATATTCGACGTCCTCATTCTTCATCAGTTCGAGGACTTCTTTGACTTTCATGGAGCCTTTCCTTCTTCAGGGCGGAACCGGCCACAGCCGGTCCCAGAGAAATTTTGTAATGAATGCGTCGCCGTATCAGACAGCGGCCTTACACGGCATCGTCGCCGGTTTCCCCGGTGCGGATGCGGATCGCCTGATCGATGGGTGATACGAAGATCTTGCCATCGCCGATCTTTTCTGTCCGTGCGGCAGAGGTTATCGCCTCGACAGCGGCGTCGATCTGATCGTCTGGCAGGACCATCTCGATCTTGATCTTGGGCAGGAAGTCGACGACATATTCTGCCCCGCGATACAGTTCTGTATGTCCTTTCTGACGACCGAACCCTTTGACTTCGGTGACGGTAAGACCCTGCACGCCAACTTCCTGAAGGGCTTCTTTCACATCATCCAGTTTAAAAGGCTTGATGATCGCTTCGACCTTTTTCATCGCGGTGATCCTTCCTGCGCTTGTCTGTGCCCTGCTTGCCGGGTTTGCCGCCAATCGTCCACGAGTTCAGCGTAATATGCAGGCGTTTGGCACCCGAATAGCGACCGAATAGATTAAATAATGCGCATATTGCCTAAAAAATAGACATATCACCATTGCGCGATCTGTCGGTCAATCTTCAGAAACCCCTCTCTCCAAGCGGGCACAGGATATTCATCCGGCCAGTATTCGGTTTGCCGCAGGATCAGATTCCCACTGATTTCGTGAAAGGTGATGGCATGGGTCGCGATTTCAAGCGGTTCATGGGTGATGCGCGTGTCGGTCACGACCCGGTTGCCGTCTGCGACGAGCGATATTTCCTCGAATCGCCAATCGCCGCGACCGGGAAAGGCGTTGTTGACCGCAGCGTATTCCGCGGGTCCACGGATAACTTCGCCGGTTTGCGGCCATGAGCCTATATAGTCGGGTGAAAGCCATTCCCGCGCGGCCATATCAAAGTCATTGCTTTGCATGGAGGCCCAGAAGGCGCGAACGATATCAGTGCTATTCATGGCTTTCCTTCCTGGACAAAAAAAAGCCGCGACCTTTCGGGCGCGGCTTTCATCATTGGCTTCTCGTCGTGCTCAAAGCTCGTCGAGAGCTTCGACAGCCTTTTCGAGATCCTCTTTCGAGACCTCCTTGTCTTTCACCTTTGCCTGCTCAGCAATGTGATCGACAACCTTGTCTTCGAAGATCGGCGCACGCAGCTGTTGCTGTGCCTGCGCGTTTTGTTGAATGAACTCGAAGAACTGACGCTCCTGACCCGGGAACTGGCGGGCCTGATTCATGACGGCCTGCGTGAATTCCTGATCCGAAACCTGCACTTCAGCCTTCTGACCGATCTCGGCCAGCAGCAGGCCAAGGCGCACGCGGCGTTCGGCCAGCTTCTTGTGCTCTTCGGTCGGTTCGATCTCGCCATGGTCATGGCCGTGATCATCCGGATTCTCTTCATGGTAAAGCTGGTGGGCGATCTGACCGGCTTCGGCTTCGACCAGAACTTCCGGAAGATCAAACTTGACCTGCTTGTCCAGCTGATCCAGCAGCGCACGCTTCATGACAGCGCGGCTTGCGCCTTTATATTCGCCTTCCAGACGCTCTGCGATCTGTTCTTTCAGCTTGTCGAGCGATTCTGCGCCGAAACGCTTCGCGAGCTCGTCGTCGATCTTGGCGTCGACAGGCTTTTTGACAGCCTTGACCGTCGTCGCAAAGACAGCATCTTTGCCCGCAAGTGCTTCATGTCCGTAGTCGTCGGGGAACTTCACGTTCACTTCGACTTCGTCGCCAGCTTTTGCGCCGGTCAGCTGATCCTCGAATCCGGGGATGAAGCTGCCTGAACCCAGAACCAGCGGATAGTCTTCGGCGGTGCCACCTTCGAAGAGTTCGCCGTCGACCGAGCCTTTGAAGTCGATCACGACCTGATCGTCCTTGGCGGCCTTGGAGCCCTTTTTCTTATCCTCATAGGAGGTCGCGTTCTTGGCCAGACCTTCCAGAGCTTCGGTGACTGCCGCATCTTCCGCCTTCACGACAAGCCGCTCTAGATCCAGCTTGGACAGATCGACTTCGGGGATTTCCGGCAGAATTTCGTAGGAAACGTTGACGACGACATCATCGCCTTCCTTCCAGTTCTCACCATCGGCCATTTCGACCTTCGGCTGAACGGCGGGGCGGTCGCCGGATTTTTCCATATGCTCACGCAGCGCGCCGTCGATGGAATCCTGCATGGCATCGCCCATCACGCGGGGGCCGAACTGCTTTTTCAGCATCGCCATCGGCACCTTGCCCTTGCGGAAGCCCTTCATTTCCACTTCGGGCTGCGCTTCCTTCAGCTTCTGATCGACCATAGCGGCCAGATCCGAAGCGGGGAGGGTCAGTTGGTAGCCGCGCTTGAGGCCTTCGTTCTGGGTCTCTGTGACCTGCATGTCATATCCTTCGTATGGTGCGGGTGGAGGGACTTGAACCCCCACGCCTTGCGGCGCCAGAACCTAAATCTGGTGCGTCTACCAATTTCGCCACACCCGCATTGTCCAGTGGCGGCGCCAGCTGGCCCGCCACGAAAATCCGCGCCGTTCTATCAAAGCACTGCACGGGGTGCGAGGGGAAAATCACGCCCAACCGCAAAGGATAGCAGGTATTTGCTTGGGCAGATCGTCCGCTTTCACAGAGAGCGGCTGGCTCTGAGTGGATATGGGCGGGATTTGGGCGGCATCAAGGGCGCTGCACCGCCGCTGCCCGTGCAGCCAGCGACCGAAAGTATATTTCCGTCATCGTATTCTGCACCAACGTGCTTCAACATCGAATCGCCTGTTCAGATCGCGCTCATGCTTTCTGAGGTTCACCGCGAAGGGCGCGCAGATGTCGTTCGGCTACCGAATTCACCTCTGCCCCGACCAGGATCACGATTGCGGAAATCCACAGCCACATCATCAGAACGATTACCGCGCCTAGCGTGCCGTAGGTTTCGTTATAATTCGCGAAATTTGCCGCATACCATGAAAACAAGGCCGAAGTGCCGACCAGACCTATTGTCGCAATCAGCGCACCGGGTGAGACCCAACTGAAATGCGCATCGTTCCGGCTTGGACCCCAGCGATACAGCAGGCTGATCGCCAACATCAGCACGGCAAACATGATCGGCCAGCGGATGGCAGAGACAAAGCCTCTAGTCTCCTCTGGCAGGGGCAGCCAGTTCAGGACCGCAGGCAAAACGGCGATGGTCCCGATCAGGGCGATCAGCAGGAAGATGGCACCGATGGTCATCGCCAGAGAGACGAGATTAAGCTTGATGAAGCCACGCTCTTCCTTCTGGAACCACGCGACGTTCAACGCGTCCATCAGCGCCTTCATGCCGCCATTCGCAGACCAAAGCGTTGCAAGCAGGCCCGCGATACCCGCAAATGACAAGGCAGTCCCGGGAGAGCTTACGATGGATTCGACCTGACCGCGAATGATGTCGAGGGCAGAGGGTGGGATGAACTCTGCCATATTATCAAGTTGTTCGCTGATGACGGCAGGGTCGGCGACAAGTCCGAATATGGATACCAAAGCTGTGATGGCGGGAAATAAAGCCAGCAATCCGAAGAATGTGACGCCGCCCGCGACAGAGGTGACGCGATCCTCTCCGATCTCGCTTACTGTGCCTTTCAGCACAGCCACCCATTCCTTGGGCTTCAACCCCCAGGCGGAGTTTGGCGGGTTTGCGCGAGGGCGCGGAAGCGGGTCATCTTCTTGATGACCCTTGCCAGACCTATCCGATCTGTTTTCGTCCGCGTCTGTTCCCTCATGGCGATTTTCTTCGCCGATCTCGTACCGCTTGCGAATTTCTTCCGGCAGCGGGTCGAAGATGGCTTCGGACACGCTTCTTTCAGGAGGTCTCGCCATAGATCAAAGGTTCCGCATGCGCCGGTCTTCGTCGCTCATCTCTGCCTTGGTGTAACGGGCGGTGCTATCGTCCGATGCCGGTGAGCGCTTCGGATCGTCCGAACTGCGCGTTCCCAGGAACTCCTGCAACCGATCAGCGGCGTCACTGAAGTTGCGCATGATTTCGTCGCTGTTGGCGGACACGGTCCTGAACCCCTCAAGCGCGGTTCCTGCCGCCCCGATCAGCGCGACGATGTTGCGGGCAGCGCTACCAATTCCATCGCCAAACCCTTCAGATTGTTGCGCACGCCTGCGACGAGCGCGTTGGGCCGCTGCCCTTATCTCAGCCGCCTGGTCATCGTAGTCAATGAAATCTGCGTTGGCGCGGGCGCGCATCCGGGCACGCCGCTGCGGCCCCATCGAGGCATAACGCGGCGCGTGACGGGGACGCGGACCCTGTACGGGGCGCGGGCGGTCTTCTTCGCTGTCGCCGGAAACCGCGCCAGCAGCCGCGCGCGCGGCAAGTGCACCGACGGTCAGCGCAAGACCGACTCCGCCCCAGATCAACAGTGTCGATCGTAGGTCCTTGGGCGGCGGCGCGTCGTCAGCAGGAATATGGCCTTCGGGAACCGGACGCGGTCCATGTGGTGTATTGGTGGTCACATCAGCAAAGCGAGACATGGTTCGGTCCCTTTCCCTTTCAAATCGGAGTTACTTGCAAAACGAGCGGCAGCGCAGTTTCGTTCCAGTTTATCCGATGTAGAAATGCTAATCGCGCCGGATATTTCGGTCGACGGAGGTTGCCAACCCGATCCGGGCGGGGCTGCCCCGCTCAACGAAAAACCGCGCCGATCTGATCGGCGCGGTCCCAATTTTTGCGATGAAGGCGTTGCGCTTATTCGCCGGCAGCAGCCGTCGCTTCCGAGCCCTGATCGTCGTCTTCATCACGCGAAGCTGACCCGATATCATCGAACAGTTCCGAGATTTCGAATTCGGCAGCAGCGTCTTCTTCCGCGGCCAGATCCTGAATCGACTTGCCAGCGGCCTGAAGCTCTGCTTCTTCGTTCGAGCGGGCGACGTTCAGCGTAATCTCGGCCTCGACTTCCGGGTGAAGGACGACCTTGATCTTGTGCAGACCAAGCTCCTTGATCGGTGCGCCAAGAACCACTTGCTTGCGGTCGACCTCATGACCGGCTTCGTTTGCTGCGTCTGCGGCGTCACGCGGGGTGACCGAACCATACAGCGCGCCAGCATCGGATGCCGACCGGATGACGATGAAGGTTTCGCCGTCAAGCTTGTCAGCGAATTTCTGAGCGTCGGCCTTCGATTCGTCGTTTTTCGCGACGAGCGCGGCTTTTTGCGCTTCAAACGCGGCGACATTGGCGTCAGAGGCACGCAGTGCCTTTCCCTGCGGCAGCAGGAAATTGCGGGCGTAACCTTCCTTGACCTTCACCACGTCGCCCATGGCGCCGAGCTTGGCCACGCGTTCCAGCAGGATGACTTGCATGGGTCTTCCTCCTTATTTCACAACGTATGGCAGCAGTGCCAGAAAGCGCGCGCGCTTGATGGCCTGTGCCAGCTTACGCTGGTTCTTTGCCGAAACCGCGGTGATGCGCGACGGCACAATTTTGCCGCGTTCGCTGATATAGCGCTGCAGCAGGCGGGTGTCTTTATAGTCGATCTTGGGGGCGTTATCGCCACCGAACGGATCGACCTTACGACGACGGAAAAACGGTTTGTTCGCCATATCTCGATCTCCTTAGTTGTCGCGGTCGCGACGCTCGCGGCGTTCGCCACGCTCTTCGCGTTTCTGCATCTGAACCGACGGACCTTCTTCGTGGGCGTCGACCTTGATCGACATCACACGCATCACGTCGTCATGCAGGCGGGCCAGACGTTCCATTTCCTGCACTGCGGCCGAAGGCGCATCGGTGCGCAGGAAGGCATAGTGGCCCTTGCGGTTCTTGTTGATCTTGTAGGCGAGGGTGCGCACACCCCAGTATTCGCTGTCGATCACCTTGCCGCCATTATCGGCCAGCACGGT contains the following coding sequences:
- the tig gene encoding trigger factor, producing MQVTETQNEGLKRGYQLTLPASDLAAMVDQKLKEAQPEVEMKGFRKGKVPMAMLKKQFGPRVMGDAMQDSIDGALREHMEKSGDRPAVQPKVEMADGENWKEGDDVVVNVSYEILPEIPEVDLSKLDLERLVVKAEDAAVTEALEGLAKNATSYEDKKKGSKAAKDDQVVIDFKGSVDGELFEGGTAEDYPLVLGSGSFIPGFEDQLTGAKAGDEVEVNVKFPDDYGHEALAGKDAVFATTVKAVKKPVDAKIDDELAKRFGAESLDKLKEQIAERLEGEYKGASRAVMKRALLDQLDKQVKFDLPEVLVEAEAGQIAHQLYHEENPDDHGHDHGEIEPTEEHKKLAERRVRLGLLLAEIGQKAEVQVSDQEFTQAVMNQARQFPGQERQFFEFIQQNAQAQQQLRAPIFEDKVVDHIAEQAKVKDKEVSKEDLEKAVEALDEL
- the rplI gene encoding 50S ribosomal protein L9, encoding MQVILLERVAKLGAMGDVVKVKEGYARNFLLPQGKALRASDANVAAFEAQKAALVAKNDESKADAQKFADKLDGETFIVIRSASDAGALYGSVTPRDAADAANEAGHEVDRKQVVLGAPIKELGLHKIKVVLHPEVEAEITLNVARSNEEAELQAAGKSIQDLAAEEDAAAEFEISELFDDIGSASRDEDDDQGSEATAAAGE
- a CDS encoding P-II family nitrogen regulator, whose translation is MKKVEAIIKPFKLDDVKEALQEVGVQGLTVTEVKGFGRQKGHTELYRGAEYVVDFLPKIKIEMVLPDDQIDAAVEAITSAARTEKIGDGKIFVSPIDQAIRIRTGETGDDAV
- the rpsF gene encoding 30S ribosomal protein S6, whose product is MPFYEHVMIARQDLSNTQAEGLIEHFSTVLADNGGKVIDSEYWGVRTLAYKINKNRKGHYAFLRTDAPSAAVQEMERLARLHDDVMRVMSIKVDAHEEGPSVQMQKREERGERRERRDRDN
- a CDS encoding YihY/virulence factor BrkB family protein; this translates as MSEAIFDPLPEEIRKRYEIGEENRHEGTDADENRSDRSGKGHQEDDPLPRPRANPPNSAWGLKPKEWVAVLKGTVSEIGEDRVTSVAGGVTFFGLLALFPAITALVSIFGLVADPAVISEQLDNMAEFIPPSALDIIRGQVESIVSSPGTALSFAGIAGLLATLWSANGGMKALMDALNVAWFQKEERGFIKLNLVSLAMTIGAIFLLIALIGTIAVLPAVLNWLPLPEETRGFVSAIRWPIMFAVLMLAISLLYRWGPSRNDAHFSWVSPGALIATIGLVGTSALFSWYAANFANYNETYGTLGAVIVLMMWLWISAIVILVGAEVNSVAERHLRALRGEPQKA
- the rpsR gene encoding 30S ribosomal protein S18; amino-acid sequence: MANKPFFRRRKVDPFGGDNAPKIDYKDTRLLQRYISERGKIVPSRITAVSAKNQRKLAQAIKRARFLALLPYVVK
- a CDS encoding nuclear transport factor 2 family protein, which encodes MNSTDIVRAFWASMQSNDFDMAAREWLSPDYIGSWPQTGEVIRGPAEYAAVNNAFPGRGDWRFEEISLVADGNRVVTDTRITHEPLEIATHAITFHEISGNLILRQTEYWPDEYPVPAWREGFLKIDRQIAQW